A genome region from Oncorhynchus gorbuscha isolate QuinsamMale2020 ecotype Even-year linkage group LG26, OgorEven_v1.0, whole genome shotgun sequence includes the following:
- the LOC124015693 gene encoding cysteine protease ATG4D-like: protein MSLGTQGSDGSQDDPEEPEERGRLKSKLVSAWNNVKYGWSFKSKARFSKTSPLTMLGQSYLLSHGVERECFRRAFATLLWLTYRRGFPQLNGSSLTTDSGWGCMLRSGQMLLAQGLLLHLLPPGWTWLSANHVSKDDMEVQESRSLGPEVTKKGRRKSIVSFLESRTEVTHRRVVSWFGDHPIAPFGLHQLVEQGTSSGKKAGDWYGPSIVAHILRKAVDAASAEVSNLTVYVAQDCTVYIDDVVRLCERPLSEGSTGPSAAWKSVIILVPVRLGGEVLNPTYIKCVKNLLRLECCIGIIGGKPKHSLFFVGYQDEHLLCLDPHYSQSTVDITQDNFPLESFHCKCPRKISFSRMDPSCTIGFYAKSQKEFELLCSAVSTALSSSTEKYPIFTIAEGQGQDGGQEDESDAPPNSITHILTKDKARLRRTNNSNSMDEFVLL, encoded by the exons GCTGGTCGTTCAAGTCAAAGGCCCGCTTCAGCAAGACCTCTCCTCTGACCATGCTTGGACAGTCTTATCTGCTCAGTCATGGAG TGGAGAGGGAGTGCTTTCGCCGGGCCTTTGCCACTCTGCTGTGGCTGACGTACAGGCGGGGCTTCCCACAGCTGAATGGTTCCTCTCTGACCACAGACAGTGGGTGGGGCTGCATGCTGCGCAGTGGACAGATGCTCCTGGCACAGGGGCTGCTGCTACACCTGCTGCCGCCAG GCtggacctggctctctgccaaCCATGTGTCCAAAGATGACATGGAGGTACAGGAGTCTCGCTCCTTGGGTCCAGAGGTGACTaagaagggaaggaggaagagcatAGTGTCCTTCCTGGAGAGCCGGACTGAAGTTACTCACAGACGGGTGGTGTCCTGGTTTGGGGACCATCCCATCGCCCCGTTCGGGCTGCATCAGCTGGTGGAACAGGGCACAAGCTCAGGGAAGAAGGCAGGGGACTGGTACGGCCCCTCCATCGTAGCGCACATACTTCG taagGCTGTTGACGCAGCATCAGCAGAGGTGTCCAATCTGACTGTGTATGTAGCACAGGACTGCACTG TGTACATAGATGATGTGGTGAGGCTGTGTGAGAGACCTCTATCTGAGGGCTCCACAGGACCCAGTGCAGCCTGGAAGTCTGTCATCATCCTGGTCCCTGTGCGCCTGGGAGGAGAAGTCCTCAACCCCACCTACATCAAATGTGTCAAA AATCTCCTGAGGTTAGAATGCTGCATTGGAATCATTGGTGGCAAACCCAAGCACTCTCTGTTCTTCGTTGGGTACCAAG ATGAACATCTGTTGTGCTTGGACCCCCACTACAGCCAGTCCACAGTGGATATTACACAGGATAACTTCCCCTTAGAG TCGTTTCACTGTAAGTGTCCCAGGAAGATCTCCTTCAGTCGCATGGATCCCAGCTGCACTATAGGCTTCTATGCCAAGAGCCAGAAGGAATTTGAGTTACTGTGCTCAGCTGTTAGCACG GCTCTCTCATCATCAACAGAAAAGTACCCCATCTTCACCATTGCAGAGGGTCAGGGACAGGATGGGGGGCAGGAGGATGAGAGCGATGCACCCCCAAACTCTATCACCCACATTCTGACCAAGGACAAGGCGAGGCTGAGAAGGACCAATAACAGCAACAGCATGGATGAGTTTGTGTTATTgtga
- the LOC124015692 gene encoding galactose-3-O-sulfotransferase 2-like: MTLRWLSTQLWRHRVMGLLLALCVTLFLMLLATQSLQHPSHYAGHKGHKVEERGALSDNALPNTPVPSHTGPNRRKAVQTPNLQHQSDPNGYTFMRTRRSPPPVAFLKTHKTGSSTVQNLMFRLGEKENLTFAFPYYAYQFSYPDRFRADFVDELPPGSSQFDMLCSHMRLDLGQVKQVMPRNTIYITLLRDPLQTFESIFSYYTSTVPAFTLAKKAADTANRKSALSVFLEAPESYWDPTEPGNGLARNPMSFDLGLSSQEWNASWPMELTQLEEAFQLVMIAEHFDESLVLLGALLQLEPEELAYVHLNVRAPSDITPLEDDTKARLSAWNSLDVLLYNLFLQVFWEKAEQYGLGRLKREVALLRASTQRLRQKCVAREGVPPGELEDLVRPWQTDTVTILGYKVRGNLTLQEEGLCVRLVLPELQYHSHLYFQQYGHDMRSIPTD; this comes from the exons ATGACCCTCCGCTGGTTGTCCACCCAACTTTGGAGACACCGTGTGATGGGTCTCCTGCTGGCTTTGTGTGTCACCTTGTTTCTCATGCTCCTGGCTACTCAGTCATTGCAGCATCCAAG CCACTATGCTGGGCACAAGGGCCataaggtggaggagaggggagcactTTCCGACAATGCTCTTCCAAACACCCCTGTACCATCCCACACTGGCCCTAACAGGAGGAAGGCGGTTCAGACACCCAATCTGCAGCATCAAAGTGACCCCAATGGGTACACCTTTATGAGGACAAGGAGGAGCCCTCCACCTGTAGCTTTCCTCAAAACACACAAGACTGGAAGCAGCACTGTTCAGAATCTGATGTTCCGCCTTGGGGAGAAGGAGAACCTCACTTTCGCCTTCCCCTATTACGCATACCAGTTCAGCTACCCAGATAG GTTTCGAGCAGACTTTGTAGATGAGCTGCCACCGGGTTCCTCTCAGTTCGACATGCTCTGCAGCCACATGCGGCTGGACCTGGGACAGGTGAAACAGGTGATGCCAAGGAACACCATCTATATCACCCTGCTGCGTGATCCTCTACAGACCTTTGAGTCCATTTTCAGCTACTACACTTCCACTGTACCCGCCTTCACTCTAGCCAAAAAGGCAGCCGACACAGCTAACAGGAAGTCcgccctctctgtcttcctggaGGCCCCAGAGTCCTACTGGGACCCTACAGAACCTGGGAATGGCCTAGCCAGGAACCCTATGAGCTTTGACCTGGGCCTCAGCAGCCAAGAGTGGAACGCATCCTGGCCCATGGAGCTGACTCAGCTGGAGGAGGCCTTCCAGCTGGTGATGATCGCTGAGCACTTTGATGAGTCTCTGGTTCTCCTGGGGGCTCTGCTGCAGCTGGAGCCTGAGGAGCTGGCCTATGTGCACCTGAACGTCCGCGCCCCATCGGACATCACCCCACTGGAGGACGACACCAAGGCCAGGCTCTCGGCCTGGAACAGTCTGGACGTGCTGCTCTACAACTTATTTCTGCAGGTGTTCTGGGAGAAAGCTGAGCAGTATGGCCTGGGGAGACTGAAAAGGGAGGTGGCCCTACTGAGGGCCTCCACACAGAGGCTCAGACAGAAGTGTGTGGCCAGAGAAGGAGTCCCCCCTGGTGAGCTGGAGGACCTGGTCAGGCCCTGGCAGACCGACACAGTCACCATCCTGGGATACAAGGTACGAGGGAACCTGACTCTGCAGGAAGAGGGGCTCTGTGTGCGACTAGTGCTGCCTGAGCTACAGTACCACTCTCACCTGTATTTCCAGCAGTATGGCCATGACATGAGGTCCATACCTACAGACTAA